From a region of the Pukyongiella litopenaei genome:
- the tssC gene encoding type VI secretion system contractile sheath large subunit has translation MAEEQAQAEAGAEQTAFGSSEFEALLQKEFRPKSDQAKTAVESAVKTLAEQALARTDLISDDALRSIESIVAEIDKKLTEQVNLILHNPEFQQLESAWRGLHYLVNNTETDEMLKIRVMNISKKDMHKTLRKFKGTAWDQSPIFKKLYTEEFSQLGGEPYGSLVADYHFDHSPPDVELLGEMSKIAAAAHAPLITGAKPELFQMDSWSELSNPRDLTKIFQTPEYAAWRSLRESEDSKYVGLAMPRFLGRLPYGSKTDPVEEFAFEEDTEGADSNKYAWVNAAYGMATNITRSFKEFGWCSRIRGVESGGSLEGLPSHTFPTTDGGVDQKCPTEIAIDDRREAELAKNGMMPLIHRKNTDVATFIGAQSLHKPAEYDDPDATANANLAARLPYLFATCRFAHYLKCMVRDKVGSFKSRNDMEKWLQDWIDNYVDFNADVSSEREKSRKPLAAAEVVVEEVEGNPGYYSSKFYLRPHYQLEGLSVSLRLVSKLPSEKGGG, from the coding sequence ATGGCCGAAGAACAAGCCCAGGCAGAAGCCGGCGCCGAACAGACCGCGTTCGGGTCCAGCGAATTCGAGGCGCTGCTGCAAAAGGAGTTCCGCCCCAAGTCCGACCAGGCCAAGACCGCCGTCGAAAGCGCGGTCAAGACGCTGGCCGAACAGGCGCTGGCGCGCACCGACCTGATTTCCGACGACGCGCTTCGGTCGATCGAAAGCATCGTCGCCGAGATCGACAAGAAACTGACCGAGCAGGTGAACCTGATCCTGCACAACCCCGAGTTCCAGCAGCTCGAAAGCGCGTGGCGCGGGCTGCACTATCTCGTCAACAACACCGAAACCGACGAGATGCTGAAGATCCGGGTCATGAACATCTCCAAGAAGGACATGCACAAGACCCTGCGCAAGTTCAAAGGCACCGCCTGGGACCAGTCGCCGATCTTCAAGAAGCTCTATACCGAGGAATTCAGCCAGCTGGGCGGCGAACCCTACGGGTCGCTGGTGGCCGACTACCATTTCGACCATTCGCCCCCGGATGTCGAATTGCTGGGCGAGATGTCCAAGATCGCCGCGGCCGCCCATGCGCCGCTGATCACCGGCGCCAAGCCCGAGCTGTTCCAGATGGACAGCTGGTCGGAACTGTCGAACCCGCGTGACCTGACCAAGATCTTCCAGACCCCGGAATACGCCGCCTGGCGCAGCCTGCGGGAATCGGAGGATTCGAAATATGTGGGCCTGGCGATGCCGCGTTTCCTGGGCCGGCTGCCCTATGGGTCCAAGACCGACCCGGTCGAGGAATTTGCCTTCGAGGAAGATACCGAAGGCGCGGACAGCAACAAATACGCCTGGGTGAACGCCGCCTATGGCATGGCCACCAACATCACCCGGTCGTTCAAGGAATTCGGCTGGTGTTCGCGCATCCGCGGGGTGGAATCGGGCGGGTCGCTCGAAGGTCTGCCGTCGCATACCTTCCCCACCACCGATGGCGGCGTGGATCAGAAATGTCCGACCGAGATCGCGATCGACGACCGGCGCGAGGCGGAACTGGCCAAGAACGGCATGATGCCGCTGATCCACCGCAAGAATACCGATGTGGCAACCTTCATCGGGGCGCAGTCGCTGCACAAGCCGGCGGAATATGACGATCCCGACGCCACCGCCAACGCCAACCTGGCGGCCCGTCTGCCCTATCTCTTCGCGACCTGCCGGTTCGCGCACTACCTGAAATGCATGGTGCGCGACAAGGTGGGCTCGTTCAAGAGCCGGAACGACATGGAGAAATGGCTGCAGGACTGGATCGACAATTATGTGGATTTCAACGCCGATGTTTCCTCGGAAAGGGAAAAGTCGCGCAAACCGCTCGCCGCGGCGGAAGTCGTCGTTGAAGAAGTGGAGGGCAACCCCGGCTATTATTCGTCGAAATTCTATCTTCGCCCCCACT
- the tssB gene encoding type VI secretion system contractile sheath small subunit: MADSSQKFIARNRAPRVQIEYDVELYGAEKKVQLPFVMGVMSDLAGKSEVEQPAVADRKFLEIDVDNFDERMKSMAPRAAFTVPNTLTGEGNLAVDITFESMDDFSPAAIARKVEPLRELLDARSQLSNLMTYMDGKTGAEELIGKIIQDPALLKTLAAQAAPKADDGAEEQE; encoded by the coding sequence ATGGCTGACAGTTCACAGAAATTCATCGCCAGGAACCGCGCTCCGCGGGTCCAGATCGAATATGACGTCGAACTCTACGGTGCCGAGAAAAAGGTGCAGCTGCCGTTCGTGATGGGCGTGATGAGCGACCTCGCCGGCAAATCCGAGGTGGAACAGCCCGCGGTGGCCGACCGCAAGTTCCTGGAGATCGACGTCGACAATTTCGACGAACGGATGAAATCCATGGCGCCCCGGGCCGCGTTCACGGTGCCCAACACCCTGACCGGCGAAGGCAACCTGGCGGTCGATATCACGTTCGAGAGCATGGACGATTTCAGCCCCGCCGCGATCGCCCGCAAGGTCGAACCGCTGCGCGAACTGCTGGATGCGCGCAGCCAGTTGTCGAACCTGATGACCTATATGGACGGCAAGACCGGCGCCGAGGAACTGATCGGCAAGATCATCCAGGATCCGGCGCTGCTCAAGACGCTGGCGGCGCAGGCGGCACCCAAGGCCGACGACGGCGCAGAAGAACAGGAGTAA
- the tssA gene encoding type VI secretion system protein TssA, with product MNLEGFLQPMDEGSPSGENLEYDPVFMELELAAQPKEGTEMGNAVTEAEPPDYREMSKKAQEVLERSHDLRAAVYLADAALNMDGMAGFAEVTSYIRGCLEQYWDSCHPELDEDDDDDPTMRINTIQGLCGQPDGLGGPSPVFRSLRRAALTNSRGLGIFSMRDIDLATGQIPVPEGADAPDMTTITGAFRDTDGDWLAGTLAAARQANDDVRAISAVFDEQTPGQGPELDPLIKLLYRINQTLGEHAGGADPAPEGEAAPDAAALAPAAANAAAPAGGGGGAVGAINTPADVSNALDRIVDYYRRSEPSSPVPVLLERAKRLVNADFLTIVKDMAPEGLENVNLIGGIVEEEEY from the coding sequence ATGAACCTTGAGGGGTTCCTGCAACCCATGGACGAGGGTTCGCCCAGCGGCGAAAACCTCGAGTATGATCCGGTGTTCATGGAGCTGGAGCTTGCGGCTCAGCCCAAGGAAGGCACCGAGATGGGCAATGCGGTAACCGAGGCCGAGCCGCCCGATTACCGTGAGATGTCGAAAAAGGCGCAGGAGGTGCTGGAACGCAGCCACGACCTGCGCGCGGCGGTCTATCTGGCGGATGCCGCGCTGAACATGGACGGGATGGCCGGCTTTGCCGAAGTCACCTCGTATATCCGGGGATGTCTCGAACAATACTGGGACAGCTGTCACCCCGAGCTGGACGAGGATGACGACGACGACCCCACCATGCGGATCAACACCATCCAGGGCCTGTGCGGCCAGCCCGACGGGCTGGGCGGGCCGTCGCCCGTGTTCCGGTCGCTGCGCCGGGCCGCGCTGACCAACAGCCGTGGGCTGGGCATCTTCTCGATGCGCGACATCGACCTGGCCACCGGGCAGATCCCGGTGCCCGAAGGCGCGGACGCGCCCGACATGACCACCATAACCGGCGCGTTTCGCGACACCGATGGCGACTGGCTGGCCGGGACGCTGGCGGCGGCGCGGCAGGCCAATGACGACGTGCGCGCGATTTCGGCGGTGTTCGACGAACAGACGCCGGGGCAGGGCCCGGAACTCGACCCGCTGATCAAGCTGCTCTACCGGATCAATCAGACCCTGGGGGAACATGCGGGCGGGGCCGATCCCGCACCCGAGGGCGAGGCGGCACCGGATGCGGCGGCGTTGGCACCGGCGGCGGCGAACGCCGCGGCCCCGGCGGGTGGTGGTGGCGGCGCGGTCGGCGCGATCAACACGCCGGCGGATGTGTCGAACGCGCTGGACCGGATCGTCGACTATTACCGCCGGTCGGAACCGTCGAGCCCGGTGCCGGTGCTGCTCGAACGGGCCAAGCGGCTGGTCAATGCCGATTTCCTGACCATCGTGAAGGACATGGCCCCCGAAGGCCTGGAAAACGTCAACCTCATCGGCGGTATCGTCGAGGAAGAAGAATACTGA
- a CDS encoding MotA/TolQ/ExbB proton channel family protein: MSGWWNTLGTGGPIIAVLAAMSLLSLAVIVVKCLALWNCRSGAAMRDEAFGMWRSGDKHGARKAVEAGRSPADRVTAYAMQALASGFKGPALEAELQRRGNDEVAQMNRLIRLLELIAMVSPLLGLLGTVLGMIQSFQELELAEGAANASVLAGGIWQALLTTAAGLLVAIPAAVAAGLLSARIESAAQMIENSVGRLLLIDQNPPV; encoded by the coding sequence ATGTCCGGCTGGTGGAACACGCTGGGCACCGGCGGGCCGATCATCGCGGTGCTGGCCGCGATGTCGCTGCTGTCGCTGGCGGTGATCGTGGTGAAATGCCTCGCGCTCTGGAACTGCCGCTCGGGCGCGGCGATGCGGGACGAGGCGTTCGGGATGTGGCGATCCGGCGACAAGCACGGCGCGCGCAAGGCGGTCGAGGCCGGCCGGTCGCCCGCCGACCGCGTCACCGCCTATGCGATGCAGGCGCTGGCTTCCGGGTTCAAGGGGCCGGCGCTTGAGGCCGAGTTGCAGCGGCGTGGCAATGACGAGGTCGCGCAGATGAACCGGCTGATCCGGCTGCTGGAACTGATCGCGATGGTATCGCCGCTGCTGGGCCTGCTGGGCACGGTGCTGGGAATGATCCAGTCGTTCCAGGAACTGGAACTGGCCGAAGGTGCGGCCAATGCCTCGGTGCTGGCCGGCGGGATCTGGCAGGCGCTGCTGACCACCGCCGCGGGCCTGCTGGTGGCGATCCCGGCCGCCGTGGCGGCGGGGCTGCTGTCGGCGCGGATCGAAAGCGCGGCGCAGATGATCGAGAACAGCGTCGGCCGGCTGCTGCTGATCGACCAGAACCCGCCGGTCTGA
- a CDS encoding ExbD/TolR family protein, which translates to MTRTSAMTLKRPARAGPLISLVPMIDVMLILLVFFMVTSTYLDLDMIPAARRSDAPAAPDPAPSPAPSPGDTVMIRLGGDGIPVVGGSALPGPALTALLRDRLAEDPLAQVIVLPSGAATTQALISVMDAATRAGARRLRVVRLEARP; encoded by the coding sequence ATGACCCGGACCAGCGCGATGACACTGAAACGCCCGGCCCGCGCGGGACCGCTGATCTCGCTGGTGCCGATGATCGACGTGATGTTGATCCTGCTGGTGTTCTTCATGGTCACGTCGACCTATCTCGATCTCGACATGATCCCCGCCGCCCGGCGCAGCGACGCCCCGGCCGCCCCCGACCCAGCCCCCAGCCCGGCCCCGTCGCCCGGCGACACGGTGATGATCCGCCTGGGCGGCGACGGGATACCGGTGGTGGGCGGCAGCGCCCTGCCCGGCCCGGCGCTGACTGCGTTGCTGCGCGACCGGTTGGCGGAGGATCCGCTGGCGCAGGTGATCGTCCTGCCGTCGGGCGCGGCAACCACGCAGGCGCTGATCTCGGTCATGGACGCGGCCACGCGGGCGGGCGCCCGGCGGCTGAGGGTCGTGCGGCTGGAGGCGCGGCCATGA
- a CDS encoding ExbD/TolR family protein, with protein sequence MKLKRPARPAHSETIIALIDVVFFLLVFFMLIGRMDATAPFEVSPPVAQSGTDMPAGGATLSVARDGALALDGTGIDRDRLGGRLAEMLARDPDLRLRVNAHREAELRHVLPLVGLAEATGIRDVVLVVTPRPEPG encoded by the coding sequence ATGAAGCTGAAACGCCCGGCCCGGCCCGCCCATTCAGAGACCATCATCGCGCTGATCGACGTGGTGTTCTTTCTGCTGGTGTTCTTCATGCTGATCGGGCGCATGGACGCCACCGCCCCGTTCGAGGTCAGCCCGCCGGTGGCGCAGAGCGGCACCGACATGCCGGCGGGCGGCGCGACCCTGTCGGTGGCGCGCGACGGGGCGCTGGCGCTGGACGGCACGGGCATCGACCGCGACCGGCTGGGCGGCCGGCTGGCCGAGATGCTGGCGCGTGACCCGGACCTGCGGCTGCGGGTGAACGCCCATCGCGAGGCCGAGCTGCGCCATGTGTTGCCGCTGGTCGGTCTGGCCGAGGCAACGGGCATACGCGACGTGGTGCTGGTGGTGACCCCCCGGCCGGAACCGGGATGA